From Musa acuminata AAA Group cultivar baxijiao chromosome BXJ3-8, Cavendish_Baxijiao_AAA, whole genome shotgun sequence, one genomic window encodes:
- the LOC103995829 gene encoding growth-regulating factor 1 isoform X1, with protein sequence MMMGGGSRYPFTASQWQELELQALVFKYMVSGIPVPSDLILCIRRSLFMDPQALPFIPNPPTIGWGAYQLGDGRKPVDPEPGRCRRTDGKKWRCSKEAYPDSKYCERHMHRGKSRSRKPVELSLATNPTSSQFSSSNFVAAAAAAPPPPPPPPLSLSTPQTHHFLLPCPSSSRPPAMGFSLKDDSASFCLDSSPYTVDNYRNILGFKEGVNEYPFLSEACRAGREMPCRLGSMDMSSVEETKQSFGYMQGAHPHSRICLSEEQDKEKHYFVLGADLKTDKSAKLERAEQPQNARPFHCFLDEKPQKMEDSWMSMDADLKMQLSISIPMANHDKPVAASQRYNDG encoded by the exons ATGATGATGGGAGGGGGCAGTAGGTATCCCTTCACAGCATCCCAATGGCAAGAGCTGGAGCTTCAAGCCCTTGTCTTCAAGTACATGGTCTCAGGTATCCCCGTACCTTCTGATCTCATCCTCTGCATCAGGAGGAGTCTCTTCATGGATCCTCAAGCTCTTCCATTCATTCCCAATCCTCCCACGA TTGGATGGGGAGCTTACCAGCTGGGTGATGGAAGGAAACCAGTGGATCCGGAGCCTGGGAGGTGCAGGAGAACAGATGGGAAGAAGTGGAGGTGCTCCAAGGAGGCCTACCCAGACTCCAAGTACTGTGAGAGGCACATGCACAGGGGGAAGAGCCGTTCAAGAAAGCCTGTGGAATTGTCTTTGGCCACCAACCCAACCTCCTCACAGTTCTCTTCATCAAacttcgttgctgctgctgctgcggctcctcctcctcctcctcctcctcctctctcgctGTCAACACCTCAGACCCACCATTTCCTGCTTCCCTGTCCCTCCTCTTCGAGGCCTCCTGCCATGGGATTCTCACTCAAAGATGACTCTGCCAGCTTCTGTTTAGACTCTTCCCCCTACACGGTTGATAATTACAG GAACATCCTTGGATTCAAGGAGGGTGTGAATGAGTACCCTTTCCTCTCAGAAGCCTGCAGGGCCGGAAGGGAGATGCCATGCAGGTTGGGGTCAATGGACATGAGCTCCGTTGAGGAGACAAAGCAGAGTTTTGGCTACATGCAAGGCGCTCATCCCCACTCCAGAATCTGTTTGTCCGAGGAGCAAGACAAGGAGAAGCACTACTTTGTGTTGGGTGCTGATCTGAAGACGGACAAGTCTGCCAAGTTGGAGCGGGCGGAGCAACCACAGAATGCAAGGCCATTCCACTGTTTCCTTGATGAGAAGCCGCAGAAGATGGAAGACTCTTGGATGAGCATGGATGCGGACTTGAAGATGCAGCTCTCTATCTCCATTCCCATGGCAAACCACGACAAGCCGGTGGCTGCCTCTCAGCGTTACAATG ATGGTTGA
- the LOC103995828 gene encoding NAD(P)H-quinone oxidoreductase subunit U, chloroplastic, whose amino-acid sequence MATVGFRSPPAPLCTRRSFSSSRVSPARHLAFRVRSSAVEESTSSPPPTDTPVESQKLSASLISAANVQKALRGIAITDADHYGRLGIPRETPYDQVKVAYEKKCEELMSKGLDEEGTSKELELLKESYVILSSEEERRLYDWSLARSEKPDRYVWPFEVDITQTPTEPPPPQEPEDVGPTRLVGYFFLAWLILSFALSVTLNR is encoded by the exons ATGGCGACCGTCGGGTTCCGGTCGCCTCCCGCGCCGCTCTGCACCCGCcggtccttctcctcctcccgagTGTCGCCGGCGAGGCATCTCGCCTTCCGCGTCCGGAGCTCCGCCGTGGAGGAGAGTACCTCCTCACCGCCTCCGACCGACACCCCCGTCGAAAGCCAAAAGCTGTCCGCGTCGCTCATCTCGGCCGCCAACGTACAGAAGGCGCTTCGAGGCATCG CAATTACTGATGCTGATCATTACGGGAGGCTTGGAATCCCTAGAGAGACACCCTATGACCAG GTTAAGGTTGCCTATGAAAAGAAGTGTGAGGAACTGATGAGCAAAGGCTTGGATGAAGAGGGAACCAGCAAAGAGTTAGAACTTCTGAAG GAATCATATGTCATCCTTTCATCTGAAGAAGAAAGGAGATTGTATGATTGGAGTTTGGCCAGGAGTGAGAAACCAGATAGATATGTCTGGCCTTTCGAGGTCGACATAACACAAACTCCAACAGAACCTCCTCCACCACAG GAACCTGAAGACGTAGGACCTACACGGCTTGTTGGATATTTTTTTCTTGCATGGTTGATACTGTCTTTTGCTTTATCTGTAACCCTCAACAGATGA
- the LOC103996450 gene encoding uncharacterized protein LOC103996450, with protein sequence MGRFSPHHEDDVDVLEYLEFSESDYAGPPALPPPPSPNDEFDMALLDAVDSTLLWEINNDDATTRVEQLVADSDYGGGGGSGPPAGKMGELMAVSSAWAPATGLDCSCCHVLREVIHSDGQKNMKLALHGGLGVFYHAILDVYYNVDGFVPAMEQSYIDLSGQNLEWVKQFFLDYGLLRVRERYVMMQDSLSAFYDALCVPMSYEEEKVVPEPGLCQSRPSELHCTGEVGKSKAGIATQRERTRRLHLKDVANYVHLPITEAAKELQICPTALKKVCRKHGMLRWPYRKIKSIDRTISNLQRELRSGTAEGATEVEARIERLVAQRARICAGLPP encoded by the exons ATGGGTCGCTTCAGCCCTCACCACGAGGACGACGTCGACGTCCTCGAGTACCTCGAGTTCTCCGAATCCGATTACGCTGGGCCGCCGGCCCTCCCCCCGCCGCCGTCGCCGAACGACGAGTTCGACATGGCTTTGCTGGACGCCGTGGACAGCACTTTGCTGTGGGAAATCAACAACGACGATGCGACGACCAGAGTGGAACAACTGGTGGCCGACAGCGactacggcggcggcggcgggtcgGGACCGCCAGCGGGGAAGATGGGTGAGCTGATGGCGGTGTCTTCTGCGTGGGCTCCTGCGACAGGCTTGGATTGCAGTTGCTGCCATGTGTTGCGAGAAGTGATTCACAGCGATG GTCAAAAGAACATGAAGCTTGCGCTGCATGGAGGGCTTGGCGTCTTCTACCATGCGATCCTCGACGTGTATTACAACGTCGATGGGTTCGTGCCAGCGATGGAGCAGTCCTACATCGA TTTAAGTGGTCAAAACCTGGAATGGGTGAAGCAGTTCTTCCTCGACTACGGCCTGCTACGAGTGCGTGAGCGATACGTGATGATGCAGGACTCGCTGTCCGCCTTTTACGATGCCCTTTGCGTACCCATGAGCTACGAGGAGGAGAAAGTTGTGCCAGAACCAG GGTTATGTCAATCCAGGCCAAGTGAACTGCACTGCACCGGTGAAGTAGGAAAGTCGAAAGCAGGAATTGCCACACAG AGGGAGAGGACCAGGAGGCTGCACCTCAAGGATGTGGCTAATTACGTGCATCTTCCCATAACGGAGGCTGCTAAGGAGCTGCAAATATGCCCCACGGCCCTCAAGAAAGTGTGCCGCAAGCATGGGATGCTTCGGTGGCCGTATCGCAAG ATTAAGAGCATAGACAGGACCATCTCAAATTTGCAGAGGGAGCTGCGGTCTGGAACTGCAGAAGGAGCTACAGAAGTTGAAGCTAGGATCGAGAGACTTGTGGCTCAAAGAGCCAGAATATGTGCAGGCCTTCCACCATAA
- the LOC103995829 gene encoding growth-regulating factor 1 isoform X2, whose amino-acid sequence MMMGGGSRYPFTASQWQELELQALVFKYMVSGIPVPSDLILCIRRSLFMDPQALPFIPNPPTIGWGAYQLGDGRKPVDPEPGRCRRTDGKKWRCSKEAYPDSKYCERHMHRGKSRSRKPVELSLATNPTSSQFSSSNFVAAAAAAPPPPPPPPLSLSTPQTHHFLLPCPSSSRPPAMGFSLKDDSASFCLDSSPYTVDNYRNILGFKEGVNEYPFLSEACRAGREMPCRLGSMDMSSVEETKQSFGYMQGAHPHSRICLSEEQDKEKHYFVLGADLKTDKSAKLERAEQPQNARPFHCFLDEKPQKMEDSWMSMDADLKMQLSISIPMANHDKPVAASQRYNGAVLNASSALFLTPIKTLSSHFPMVL is encoded by the exons ATGATGATGGGAGGGGGCAGTAGGTATCCCTTCACAGCATCCCAATGGCAAGAGCTGGAGCTTCAAGCCCTTGTCTTCAAGTACATGGTCTCAGGTATCCCCGTACCTTCTGATCTCATCCTCTGCATCAGGAGGAGTCTCTTCATGGATCCTCAAGCTCTTCCATTCATTCCCAATCCTCCCACGA TTGGATGGGGAGCTTACCAGCTGGGTGATGGAAGGAAACCAGTGGATCCGGAGCCTGGGAGGTGCAGGAGAACAGATGGGAAGAAGTGGAGGTGCTCCAAGGAGGCCTACCCAGACTCCAAGTACTGTGAGAGGCACATGCACAGGGGGAAGAGCCGTTCAAGAAAGCCTGTGGAATTGTCTTTGGCCACCAACCCAACCTCCTCACAGTTCTCTTCATCAAacttcgttgctgctgctgctgcggctcctcctcctcctcctcctcctcctctctcgctGTCAACACCTCAGACCCACCATTTCCTGCTTCCCTGTCCCTCCTCTTCGAGGCCTCCTGCCATGGGATTCTCACTCAAAGATGACTCTGCCAGCTTCTGTTTAGACTCTTCCCCCTACACGGTTGATAATTACAG GAACATCCTTGGATTCAAGGAGGGTGTGAATGAGTACCCTTTCCTCTCAGAAGCCTGCAGGGCCGGAAGGGAGATGCCATGCAGGTTGGGGTCAATGGACATGAGCTCCGTTGAGGAGACAAAGCAGAGTTTTGGCTACATGCAAGGCGCTCATCCCCACTCCAGAATCTGTTTGTCCGAGGAGCAAGACAAGGAGAAGCACTACTTTGTGTTGGGTGCTGATCTGAAGACGGACAAGTCTGCCAAGTTGGAGCGGGCGGAGCAACCACAGAATGCAAGGCCATTCCACTGTTTCCTTGATGAGAAGCCGCAGAAGATGGAAGACTCTTGGATGAGCATGGATGCGGACTTGAAGATGCAGCTCTCTATCTCCATTCCCATGGCAAACCACGACAAGCCGGTGGCTGCCTCTCAGCGTTACAATGGTGCAGTTCTCAATGCCTCATCTGCGTTGTTTCTCACCCCCATCAAAACGCTATCTTCTCATTTTCCAATGGTATTATGA